The Exiguobacterium mexicanum genome includes a window with the following:
- the trpS gene encoding tryptophan--tRNA ligase, producing the protein MAKIFSGIKPTGVVTLGNYLGAMKQFVELQEEHEAFYCVVDLHSITVQLDRVELMDNTRKLAALYLACGLDPEKSTIFVQSEVKAHAQLGWMLTCIAGMGELSRMTQYKDKSQNSENIGAGLFVYPTLMAADILLYGTELVPVGDDQKQHVELTRDLAERFNKRYYETFTIPEPLIQKEGARIMSLTNPVKKMSKSDANAKGFISMLDEPNVIRKKIKSAVTDSSGVISFDRENKPGISNLLEIYSLSTDTPIAELVERYKDSNYGTFKQDVAEAVVAMLEPIQNRYHELVDSAELDAILDAGREKAEAVANKNLAKIEKAMGLNRKRAKVKK; encoded by the coding sequence ATGGCAAAAATCTTTTCTGGCATTAAGCCGACCGGCGTCGTGACGCTCGGTAACTATTTAGGCGCGATGAAGCAGTTTGTTGAGCTGCAAGAAGAACACGAAGCGTTTTACTGTGTCGTCGATCTCCATTCGATCACGGTTCAACTCGACCGCGTCGAGTTGATGGACAACACGCGCAAGCTCGCCGCACTCTATCTCGCTTGCGGTCTCGATCCTGAGAAGTCGACGATTTTCGTCCAATCGGAAGTGAAGGCGCACGCCCAGCTCGGATGGATGTTGACATGTATCGCCGGCATGGGTGAACTGAGCCGGATGACGCAGTATAAAGACAAATCACAAAACAGTGAAAACATCGGCGCCGGCTTGTTCGTCTATCCGACCTTGATGGCGGCCGACATCCTCTTGTACGGCACGGAACTCGTCCCGGTCGGCGATGACCAAAAACAACACGTCGAATTGACGCGTGATTTGGCCGAGCGCTTCAACAAACGATACTATGAGACGTTCACGATTCCGGAGCCGCTCATTCAAAAAGAAGGTGCGCGCATCATGAGTTTGACGAACCCTGTCAAAAAAATGTCGAAATCAGACGCGAATGCGAAGGGCTTCATCTCGATGCTCGATGAGCCGAACGTCATCCGTAAAAAAATCAAGAGCGCCGTCACGGACTCGAGCGGTGTCATCAGCTTCGACCGTGAGAACAAACCGGGCATCTCGAACTTGCTTGAGATTTACTCGCTCTCGACCGATACCCCAATCGCTGAACTTGTCGAACGCTACAAAGACTCGAACTATGGAACGTTCAAGCAAGACGTCGCCGAAGCCGTCGTCGCCATGCTCGAGCCGATCCAAAATCGCTATCACGAACTCGTCGACTCCGCTGAGCTCGACGCCATCCTCGATGCGGGACGTGAGAAAGCGGAAGCCGTCGCCAACAAAAATCTCGCGAAAATCGAGAAAGCGATGGGACTCAACCGGAAACGGGCCAAAGTGAAGAAATAA
- a CDS encoding peptide ABC transporter substrate-binding protein — translation MNKKKGFALATSVTLLSSAFLAACSGGEEETSSNKQGSEGGADEEQVLNLLDSSDIPSLNPTLATDAVSFNVLNNVNEGLYRMDKDDNPTPGIAESHEVSEDGKTYTFKIREGATWSNGEPVTANDFEYAWKEVLNPDNASQYAYVMSIIEGAEAYNTGEGERDAVGVTATDEQTLEVKLTAPADYFLGLTSFGVFMPKLESFDKEQGENFGTSAETTLYNGPFKLESWEREQGWKMVKNDDYWDAEAVKLEEINVKVVKEVSTGVNLYENGDVDRTGLTSELVAQYQDNEDFSTVVEPTLFYLQFNTEVEALDNQNIRNAIDAAYDKAAISETLLANGSVPANYLVPKDFVTGPDGADFREANGDIGGYDVDKAKELWEKGLEELGQDSVEIELLNYDSESAKQIGEFIKGELEKNLPGITLTIKQQPFNNKLDLENKGEFELTFAGWGPDYQDPMTFVDLFVTDGPYNRGKWSNEEFDKLIESAKSSTDAEQRWADLQAAEKIVLEENAISPVYQRGSARLTKPYVKGIVEHAFGADYSYKWASIEGKE, via the coding sequence ATGAATAAGAAAAAAGGTTTTGCTTTAGCAACGTCGGTAACGCTTCTATCTAGCGCATTCCTAGCAGCTTGCTCGGGTGGGGAAGAAGAGACATCATCAAATAAACAAGGTTCTGAAGGCGGCGCAGACGAGGAGCAAGTCCTCAACTTGCTCGATAGTTCTGACATCCCTTCACTTAACCCTACACTCGCGACAGACGCGGTTTCGTTCAACGTGTTGAACAACGTTAACGAGGGTCTTTATCGTATGGATAAAGACGATAACCCGACACCAGGGATCGCAGAGTCACATGAAGTCTCTGAAGACGGTAAAACGTACACGTTCAAAATCCGTGAAGGCGCAACTTGGTCTAACGGTGAGCCTGTAACAGCTAACGACTTCGAATACGCTTGGAAAGAAGTCCTTAACCCGGACAACGCTTCACAATATGCTTACGTCATGTCAATCATCGAAGGTGCTGAAGCCTACAACACTGGCGAAGGCGAGCGCGACGCTGTCGGCGTCACTGCGACTGATGAGCAGACACTTGAAGTTAAATTGACTGCACCAGCTGATTACTTCCTCGGTCTCACAAGCTTCGGCGTATTCATGCCTAAACTTGAGTCGTTCGACAAAGAGCAAGGCGAGAACTTCGGTACGTCGGCAGAGACAACGCTCTACAACGGACCGTTCAAACTCGAAAGCTGGGAGCGCGAGCAAGGCTGGAAAATGGTCAAAAACGACGACTATTGGGATGCTGAAGCCGTCAAACTTGAAGAAATCAACGTTAAAGTCGTTAAAGAAGTTTCAACAGGTGTTAACTTGTACGAAAACGGCGACGTTGACCGCACTGGTTTGACTTCTGAACTCGTTGCTCAATACCAAGACAACGAAGACTTCTCAACTGTCGTCGAGCCAACACTCTTCTACCTTCAGTTCAACACTGAGGTTGAAGCGCTCGACAACCAAAACATCCGTAACGCGATTGACGCGGCATACGATAAAGCAGCGATCTCTGAAACGCTCCTTGCGAACGGTTCAGTCCCTGCCAACTACCTCGTACCTAAAGACTTCGTCACTGGACCAGACGGCGCGGACTTCCGTGAAGCGAACGGCGACATCGGCGGCTACGACGTGGACAAAGCGAAAGAGCTTTGGGAAAAAGGACTTGAAGAACTCGGTCAAGACTCTGTCGAAATCGAGCTCCTCAACTATGACTCAGAATCTGCGAAGCAAATCGGTGAGTTCATCAAAGGTGAACTTGAGAAGAACCTTCCAGGGATCACGCTCACAATCAAGCAACAACCGTTCAACAACAAACTTGACCTTGAGAACAAAGGTGAGTTCGAGTTGACATTCGCTGGCTGGGGCCCTGACTACCAGGATCCAATGACATTCGTTGACCTCTTCGTCACTGACGGACCATACAACCGTGGTAAGTGGTCGAACGAAGAATTCGACAAGCTCATCGAGTCTGCGAAATCAAGCACAGATGCTGAACAGCGTTGGGCTGACCTTCAAGCTGCAGAGAAAATCGTTCTTGAAGAGAACGCGATCTCGCCAGTTTACCAACGTGGATCGGCTCGCCTCACGAAGCCATACGTTAAAGGAATCGTTGAACACGCGTTCGGCGCTGACTACTCGTACAAGTGGGCATCTATCGAAGGCAAAGAGTAA
- a CDS encoding DUF3899 domain-containing protein yields MKNFRSILIVWGIVTIAYTVWSSLSYYQDETLLFHLSGGLFVAGMLVFAIGMFSQMSASGLFDGIMYGFKRNRRAKLKEIDPDYEEDEEATPEERAAQKHSASRWVYVGVGSIILSYIITLV; encoded by the coding sequence TTGAAAAATTTTAGAAGTATATTAATCGTTTGGGGGATTGTCACAATTGCCTACACGGTCTGGTCGAGCCTCTCTTATTACCAGGATGAAACGTTATTGTTTCATTTGAGCGGCGGTCTGTTCGTCGCCGGGATGCTCGTCTTTGCAATCGGTATGTTCTCTCAAATGAGCGCGTCCGGACTATTCGACGGCATCATGTACGGGTTCAAACGTAACCGACGCGCCAAGTTGAAAGAGATTGACCCGGATTACGAGGAAGACGAAGAGGCGACACCGGAAGAACGGGCCGCTCAAAAACATTCGGCTTCGCGTTGGGTGTACGTCGGCGTCGGTAGCATCATTCTCTCCTACATCATCACCCTCGTTTGA